The following are from one region of the Paracoccus sp. S3-43 genome:
- a CDS encoding DNA methyltransferase encodes MTLSFAPDAIETWPLAKLQPYAKNAKAHGADQVAKIAASMAEFGWTVPCLVAEDGELIAGHGRVLAATQLGLTEAPVIVLGHLTEAQRRAYRIADNKLTELGTWDEALLSAELNDLLAEDFDLSLVGFSDGELDKLLAYVAEDDGEEGGAGGSVPPVTIPEPPRNPASRTGDLWILGDHRLLCGDSTSAADVRRLMNGERAILFATDPPYLVDYDGSNHPTRNKDWSASYGTTWDDSSQGAELYDGFISAAVAEAITEDAAWYCWHASRRQAMLEACWEKAGAFVHQQIIWVKDRGVLTRSHYLWKHEPCFMGWRRPNRPPKMAEETLPSTWALPSFAKDERPDHPTPKPLDAFGIPMRQHVARGGLCYEPFSGSGSQIMAGEANGRRVFAMEISPAYIDVAVERWQAETGKEAILDGDGRAFAQVRTERLGQDAEAPADVSDRDAAPVTDTAPEPARKRKTAA; translated from the coding sequence ATGACGCTGAGCTTCGCCCCGGATGCGATCGAGACTTGGCCGCTGGCAAAGCTCCAGCCCTACGCGAAGAACGCGAAGGCGCATGGCGCGGACCAGGTCGCGAAGATCGCCGCCAGCATGGCCGAGTTCGGCTGGACCGTGCCCTGCCTCGTCGCAGAGGACGGAGAGCTGATCGCCGGCCACGGCCGGGTGCTGGCCGCGACACAGCTGGGTCTGACCGAAGCGCCGGTGATCGTCCTCGGGCATCTGACCGAAGCGCAGCGCCGGGCCTACCGGATCGCGGACAACAAGCTCACCGAGCTCGGCACCTGGGACGAGGCGCTGCTGTCGGCGGAACTGAATGACCTCTTGGCCGAGGATTTCGATCTGTCGCTGGTCGGGTTCTCCGACGGCGAGTTGGACAAGCTGCTGGCCTACGTCGCGGAAGACGACGGTGAAGAGGGTGGCGCCGGGGGCTCCGTACCGCCGGTGACCATTCCAGAGCCGCCGCGCAACCCGGCGTCGCGGACGGGCGATCTGTGGATCCTCGGTGACCATCGCCTCCTCTGCGGCGACAGCACCAGCGCGGCCGATGTGCGCCGCCTGATGAATGGCGAGCGCGCGATCCTGTTCGCGACCGATCCGCCCTATCTCGTCGACTACGACGGCTCGAACCATCCGACCCGCAACAAGGACTGGTCCGCGTCCTATGGAACGACCTGGGACGACAGCTCGCAGGGCGCCGAGCTTTACGACGGGTTCATCTCGGCGGCCGTCGCCGAGGCGATCACCGAGGATGCCGCCTGGTACTGCTGGCACGCCTCGCGCCGCCAGGCGATGCTCGAGGCTTGCTGGGAGAAGGCGGGGGCCTTCGTGCATCAGCAGATCATCTGGGTGAAGGACCGCGGGGTTCTCACCCGCTCGCATTACCTCTGGAAACACGAGCCCTGTTTCATGGGCTGGCGCCGCCCGAACCGGCCGCCGAAGATGGCCGAGGAAACGCTGCCGTCGACATGGGCGCTGCCCAGCTTTGCCAAGGACGAGCGCCCCGACCACCCGACGCCGAAGCCGCTCGACGCTTTCGGGATCCCGATGCGCCAGCATGTGGCGCGGGGCGGGCTTTGCTACGAGCCGTTCTCGGGCTCCGGCTCGCAGATCATGGCGGGCGAGGCCAACGGCCGCCGTGTCTTCGCGATGGAGATCAGCCCGGCCTACATCGACGTCGCCGTCGAACGCTGGCAGGCCGAAACCGGCAAGGAGGCGATCCTCGACGGCGATGG
- a CDS encoding DUF6362 family protein, which translates to MADREWTADCVADHFEEAFRTLRKLPPVKAQGYFNTWPDIVRTSREIAAMEPQPMRVWPSAAAITRLEQTFDWVLWIEEAERKLVWSRAARVPWKQISGELGCDRTTAWRRWQLALTKIAARLNAQ; encoded by the coding sequence ATGGCTGATCGCGAATGGACCGCCGACTGCGTCGCCGATCATTTCGAGGAGGCGTTCCGCACCCTGCGCAAGCTGCCGCCGGTGAAGGCGCAGGGCTATTTCAACACTTGGCCCGACATCGTGCGGACCAGCCGCGAGATCGCGGCGATGGAGCCGCAGCCGATGCGGGTCTGGCCCTCGGCCGCCGCAATCACCCGGCTCGAGCAGACCTTCGACTGGGTGCTCTGGATCGAGGAGGCGGAGCGCAAGCTGGTCTGGTCTCGTGCCGCCCGCGTGCCGTGGAAGCAGATCAGCGGCGAGCTGGGGTGCGACCGCACGACCGCCTGGCGTCGCTGGCAGCTGGCGCTGACCAAGATCGCTGCGCGCCTGAATGCGCAGTGA
- a CDS encoding AAA family ATPase, whose protein sequence is MSDDGILHFNPWMDFNDGPPSENPFGCDPDPEQIAVFLDTVFSWCEGLIPLRGFVDKGQGRDGKPHNIWIAADDSAPGKLATFAAWANREGAAVYVIPGTVEEQGQARAADVLQMQAVVVDLDAGDIPAKLDHVTRHLGAPTLIIESGGRTPEGAAKLHVWWKLTEPAEGEDLATLCRLRGEIAVKVGGDTHFRSAHQPIRVPGTVYHKHGHQRLVQIRERRDVEVDLADFAEKVAEMPPLPGVGFASDLTAPASKPGIDAVLTTPVREGAVDDWSRFQGASAAIGHYVRLVHEGRLDPFAGWEAICGYNAAMLRPSWPLDRLMAESERLWALHLKRNGPPLLRAAHVDAPASPLPTFSLGALLDDTSPMPEDVIGPRVLTPGGLLVLGGAPKVGKSDFLISWLVHMAAGVPFLGFAPPRALRVFYLQAEIQYHYLRERMQQIALPATVIAAARDTFIATPKLKLLLDAEGVARVAEAIRAAFADAPPDIIVIDPIRNLFDGGPEGGGENDNTAMMFFLKDRVELLRDAVNPDAGVILAHHTRKASKHQVKDDPFLALSGASALRGFYTSGLLMHRPDEDSSVRRLEIELRNGPALPGKLIDKVKGEWVELNPLNERLVRKEVGAKLDAERLRKHDVILGMLLDEAASERLYTAMQFAETFENRGGLGSKHTIRERLSVLATKGFVKFLRDPSGFGFPVTRSRFGYLCVEGMQFGAPVEEVDPDTGEVTTTARPVLPSHFKCPQSGLCLQVENPAVWVYPEGLEDDLTHMSEA, encoded by the coding sequence ATGAGCGACGACGGCATCCTGCATTTCAACCCGTGGATGGACTTCAATGACGGGCCACCGTCCGAGAACCCGTTCGGCTGCGATCCCGACCCCGAGCAGATCGCCGTCTTCCTCGACACCGTGTTCAGCTGGTGCGAGGGGCTGATCCCGCTCCGCGGCTTCGTCGACAAGGGTCAGGGCCGGGACGGCAAGCCACACAATATCTGGATCGCGGCCGACGACAGCGCACCAGGGAAACTCGCGACCTTTGCCGCCTGGGCGAACCGCGAGGGCGCCGCCGTCTATGTCATCCCCGGCACGGTCGAGGAGCAGGGCCAGGCCCGCGCCGCCGACGTGCTGCAGATGCAGGCCGTCGTCGTCGATCTGGACGCGGGTGACATCCCGGCCAAGCTGGATCACGTCACGCGCCACCTCGGCGCGCCCACACTCATCATCGAAAGCGGAGGGCGCACGCCCGAGGGCGCCGCGAAGCTCCATGTCTGGTGGAAACTGACCGAACCCGCTGAGGGCGAGGATCTGGCCACCCTCTGCCGCCTGCGCGGCGAGATTGCCGTGAAGGTCGGCGGCGACACGCATTTCCGCTCGGCGCACCAGCCGATCCGGGTGCCCGGCACCGTCTATCACAAGCACGGCCATCAACGCCTCGTGCAGATCCGCGAACGTCGCGACGTCGAGGTGGATCTTGCGGACTTCGCCGAGAAGGTCGCCGAGATGCCGCCGCTGCCCGGCGTGGGCTTCGCCAGCGACCTCACCGCACCAGCCTCGAAGCCCGGCATCGACGCGGTGCTCACCACGCCGGTGCGCGAGGGCGCGGTGGACGACTGGTCTCGGTTCCAGGGGGCCAGCGCCGCCATCGGCCATTACGTGCGCCTGGTGCACGAAGGCCGCCTCGACCCCTTCGCGGGCTGGGAGGCGATCTGCGGCTACAACGCCGCCATGCTGCGCCCGTCCTGGCCGCTCGATCGGCTGATGGCCGAGTCCGAACGGCTCTGGGCGCTGCATTTGAAGCGCAACGGTCCGCCGCTACTGCGCGCAGCCCACGTCGATGCCCCGGCCAGCCCGCTGCCGACCTTCAGCCTCGGCGCTCTGCTCGACGACACGAGCCCCATGCCCGAGGACGTCATCGGGCCGCGCGTGCTGACGCCGGGCGGGCTCCTGGTGCTGGGCGGCGCGCCCAAGGTCGGCAAGAGCGACTTCCTGATCTCCTGGCTCGTCCACATGGCGGCGGGCGTGCCCTTCCTCGGCTTCGCGCCGCCCCGGGCACTGCGCGTGTTCTATCTCCAGGCGGAGATCCAGTATCACTACCTGCGCGAGCGCATGCAGCAGATCGCGCTGCCCGCCACCGTGATCGCCGCCGCGCGCGACACCTTCATCGCCACACCGAAGCTGAAGCTGCTGCTCGACGCGGAGGGCGTCGCCCGCGTGGCCGAGGCGATCCGGGCTGCATTCGCCGACGCGCCGCCCGACATCATCGTCATCGACCCGATCCGCAATCTCTTCGACGGCGGACCTGAGGGCGGCGGCGAGAACGACAACACCGCCATGATGTTCTTCCTGAAGGACCGGGTGGAGCTTCTCCGCGATGCCGTCAATCCGGACGCGGGCGTCATCCTCGCCCATCACACCCGCAAGGCCAGCAAGCACCAGGTCAAGGACGATCCCTTCCTCGCGCTCTCCGGCGCCAGCGCGCTGCGCGGCTTCTACACCTCGGGTCTGCTGATGCACCGGCCTGACGAGGACAGCAGCGTCCGTAGGCTGGAGATCGAGCTGCGCAATGGCCCCGCGCTGCCGGGCAAGCTGATCGACAAGGTGAAAGGCGAATGGGTCGAGCTGAACCCGCTGAACGAACGCCTGGTGCGCAAGGAGGTTGGCGCCAAGCTCGATGCCGAGCGGCTGCGCAAACACGATGTCATCCTCGGCATGCTGCTGGATGAGGCGGCGAGCGAGCGCCTCTACACCGCCATGCAGTTCGCCGAGACCTTCGAGAACCGGGGCGGTCTGGGCAGCAAGCACACGATCCGTGAGCGCCTCAGCGTGCTGGCGACCAAGGGCTTCGTGAAGTTCCTGCGCGACCCCTCGGGGTTCGGCTTCCCCGTCACCCGGTCGCGGTTCGGCTACCTCTGCGTCGAGGGCATGCAGTTCGGCGCGCCCGTCGAGGAGGTCGATCCGGACACCGGCGAGGTCACCACAACCGCCCGTCCGGTCCTGCCCAGCCACTTCAAATGCCCCCAGTCCGGGCTCTGCCTTCAGGTCGAAAACCCCGCCGTCTGGGTCTACCCGGAGGGGCTGGAGGACGACCTAACTCATATGAGTGAGGCCTGA
- a CDS encoding PD-(D/E)XK nuclease family protein → MLDYNHRPSFADRVNSAVDRALTADQATRTPRDYLGGSRLGHACERALQFEFTATPKDEGQDFSGQSLRIFAIGHALEDLAVAWLRGAGFDLYTRKGNRPDGGQFGFSVAGGRIRGHVDGIVAAGPEGFDLAVPALWECKTMNAKNWRACVKDGVTKSKPVYAAQIALYQAYMEATVPGISAAPAVFTAINKDTAEMHHELVPFDADLAQRMSDRGVRILQATDAGELLPRVATTPDFFECRFCPWSERCWGLPA, encoded by the coding sequence ATGCTGGACTACAATCACCGCCCCAGCTTCGCCGACCGGGTCAACTCTGCCGTCGATCGGGCGCTGACCGCCGATCAGGCGACACGGACGCCCCGCGACTACCTCGGCGGCTCGCGCCTCGGCCATGCCTGCGAGCGCGCCTTGCAGTTCGAGTTCACGGCGACGCCGAAGGACGAGGGCCAGGACTTCAGCGGCCAGTCGCTGCGCATCTTCGCCATCGGCCATGCGCTCGAGGATCTGGCCGTCGCCTGGCTGCGCGGCGCCGGGTTCGATCTCTACACCCGCAAGGGCAACCGCCCCGATGGCGGCCAGTTCGGCTTCTCCGTCGCGGGCGGGCGCATCCGCGGTCATGTCGACGGCATCGTCGCCGCCGGGCCCGAGGGCTTCGATCTGGCCGTTCCCGCGCTCTGGGAATGCAAGACGATGAACGCGAAGAACTGGCGCGCTTGCGTCAAGGACGGCGTGACCAAGTCGAAGCCGGTCTATGCCGCCCAGATCGCGCTCTACCAGGCCTACATGGAGGCGACGGTCCCCGGTATCTCGGCCGCGCCCGCCGTGTTCACCGCGATCAACAAGGACACCGCCGAGATGCACCACGAACTAGTGCCTTTCGATGCCGATCTCGCGCAGCGCATGTCCGACCGGGGCGTGCGGATCCTGCAGGCGACCGATGCGGGCGAGCTTCTGCCGCGCGTCGCCACCACGCCCGACTTCTTCGAATGCCGCTTCTGCCCGTGGTCCGAGCGCTGCTGGGGGCTGCCGGCATGA
- a CDS encoding DUF6511 domain-containing protein, with amino-acid sequence MASVIPITAEDRRRLWHPRGTLCAVCRQPTRGFGWFDPHRSKRPRPSVWFCSMPCQSFWTRLARERFAMVDLTEEERAAITATMKRVALLMDEIGWATPLADLTEAQVRALIEEAVEGFREAMSDIARAQTPEVPF; translated from the coding sequence ATGGCCTCCGTCATCCCCATCACGGCCGAGGACCGGCGGCGGCTCTGGCATCCGCGTGGAACGCTCTGTGCTGTCTGCCGGCAACCCACCCGTGGTTTTGGCTGGTTCGATCCGCACCGGTCGAAGCGGCCCCGGCCCTCGGTCTGGTTCTGCTCGATGCCCTGCCAGTCCTTCTGGACGCGTTTGGCGCGGGAGCGTTTCGCCATGGTTGATCTGACCGAGGAAGAGCGCGCCGCGATCACCGCCACCATGAAGCGCGTGGCGCTGCTGATGGACGAGATCGGCTGGGCCACTCCGCTCGCCGACCTGACCGAGGCGCAGGTGCGCGCGCTGATCGAGGAAGCCGTCGAGGGCTTCCGCGAGGCCATGTCCGACATCGCCCGGGCGCAGACGCCGGAGGTGCCGTTTTGA
- a CDS encoding DEAD/DEAH box helicase, with the protein MRLRPRQKTFVERSVAALASRGNTLGVAPTGAGKTIMLSAVTGEMIGDGAKACVLAHRDELTAQNRAKFQRVVPGVATSVIDATEKSWGGQVAFAMVPTLARASNLADMPRLDLLVVDEAHHAVADSYRRIIDRVRAANPDARIFGVTATPNRGDRKGLREVFDNVADQVRLGELISSGHLVPPRTFVIDVGVQDELRSVRKTMSDFDMAEVAGIMDRAPVTDEVIRHWKEKAGERQTVVFCSTVAHAEHVTDAFRAAGVSAALIHGDLAAETRKAILADYAAGDIRVIVNVAVLTEGWDHPPTSCVVLLRPSSYKSTMIQMVGRGLRTVDPEEHPGIVKTDCVVLDFGTSSLIHGTLEQDVDLDGKTETGEAPTKTCPACEAEIPLAATECPLCGEAFPREDLDAGEGGAAAPLSGFLMTEIDLLKRSSFAWVDLYGTDDALMATGFAAWGGIFWLDGVWYAIGGAKGERPHLLGVGERTVCLAQADDWLNTHETDESAFKTRSWLRQPPTEKQLQYLPPECRHDFGLTRYRASALMTFGFNKRAIRQLIDTAARPERRAA; encoded by the coding sequence ATGCGCCTGCGCCCCCGCCAGAAGACCTTCGTCGAGCGCAGCGTGGCTGCGCTCGCTTCCCGCGGCAACACGCTGGGCGTGGCGCCCACCGGTGCGGGCAAGACCATCATGCTCTCGGCGGTCACCGGCGAGATGATCGGCGACGGCGCGAAGGCCTGCGTGCTGGCCCATCGCGACGAGCTGACAGCCCAGAACCGCGCCAAGTTCCAGCGCGTGGTGCCGGGCGTCGCCACATCGGTCATCGACGCCACGGAGAAGTCCTGGGGCGGCCAGGTCGCCTTCGCCATGGTGCCTACGCTGGCGCGGGCTTCGAACCTCGCGGACATGCCGCGCCTCGACCTGCTGGTCGTCGACGAGGCGCACCATGCCGTCGCCGACAGCTACCGCCGCATCATCGACCGCGTACGCGCGGCCAATCCCGACGCCCGCATCTTCGGGGTCACGGCGACGCCGAACCGGGGCGACAGGAAGGGCCTGCGCGAGGTCTTCGACAATGTCGCCGACCAGGTGCGGCTGGGCGAACTGATTTCCTCGGGCCATCTCGTGCCGCCGCGCACCTTCGTCATCGATGTGGGCGTGCAGGACGAGTTGCGCTCGGTCCGCAAGACCATGTCGGATTTCGACATGGCGGAGGTGGCGGGCATCATGGACCGCGCCCCCGTCACGGACGAAGTGATCCGGCACTGGAAGGAGAAGGCGGGCGAACGGCAGACCGTGGTGTTCTGCTCCACCGTCGCCCACGCAGAGCATGTGACCGACGCCTTCAGGGCGGCGGGCGTTTCCGCCGCGCTGATCCACGGCGATCTGGCGGCCGAGACCCGCAAGGCGATCCTCGCCGACTACGCGGCGGGCGACATCCGCGTCATCGTCAACGTGGCGGTGCTGACCGAGGGCTGGGACCATCCGCCCACTTCCTGCGTCGTGCTGCTGCGGCCGAGTTCCTACAAGTCCACGATGATCCAGATGGTCGGACGCGGCTTGCGCACCGTCGATCCCGAGGAACATCCCGGCATCGTCAAGACCGACTGCGTCGTGCTGGATTTCGGCACCTCGAGCTTGATCCACGGCACGCTGGAACAGGATGTCGATCTCGACGGCAAGACCGAAACCGGCGAGGCGCCGACCAAGACCTGTCCGGCCTGCGAGGCGGAGATCCCGCTCGCCGCCACCGAATGCCCGCTCTGCGGTGAGGCGTTCCCGCGGGAGGATCTGGATGCAGGCGAAGGCGGCGCCGCCGCGCCGCTCTCGGGCTTCCTGATGACGGAGATCGACCTGCTGAAGCGATCCAGCTTCGCGTGGGTCGACCTCTACGGCACGGACGACGCGCTGATGGCCACGGGCTTCGCAGCCTGGGGCGGCATCTTCTGGCTGGACGGGGTCTGGTACGCCATCGGCGGGGCGAAGGGCGAACGCCCCCACCTGTTGGGTGTCGGCGAACGCACCGTCTGCCTCGCGCAGGCCGACGACTGGCTGAACACCCACGAGACCGACGAGAGCGCCTTCAAGACCCGCTCCTGGCTGCGCCAGCCGCCGACCGAGAAGCAGTTGCAATACCTGCCGCCCGAGTGCCGCCACGACTTCGGCCTGACGCGCTACCGCGCCTCGGCGCTGATGACCTTCGGCTTCAACAAGCGCGCCATCCGCCAGCTGATCGACACGGCCGCCCGGCCCGAACGGAGGGCGGCATGA
- a CDS encoding ATP-binding protein, which produces MALPIIGADERLAQRKGIKGVIFGRSGIGKTSLLWTLNASTTLFLDLEAGDLAVEGLEIDTLRPRTWKECRDFAVFIGGPNPALREDQPYSQAHFDEVCGRYGDPAVIGKYETVFIDSITVAGRLCFQWCRGQPEAFSEKTGKPDIRGAYGLHGREMIGWLTHLQHTRGKHVWFVGILDERLDDFNRKVFQPQIDGSKTGLELPGIVDQVITMADIPDPGGQPQRAFVCQTLNPWGYPAKDRSGRLDRVEAPHLGRLMEKIQRPAAPVSERLTWPPVTPTDPAPAQEPSHG; this is translated from the coding sequence ATGGCTCTTCCCATCATCGGCGCCGACGAACGGCTCGCGCAGCGCAAGGGCATCAAGGGCGTCATCTTCGGCCGGTCCGGCATCGGCAAGACCAGCCTGCTCTGGACGCTGAACGCCTCCACCACGCTCTTCCTCGACCTCGAGGCCGGGGATCTGGCGGTCGAGGGGCTGGAGATCGACACGCTCCGGCCCCGCACCTGGAAGGAATGCCGCGACTTCGCGGTGTTCATCGGCGGGCCGAACCCGGCGCTGCGCGAGGACCAGCCCTACAGCCAGGCGCATTTCGACGAGGTCTGCGGGCGCTACGGCGATCCGGCGGTGATCGGGAAGTACGAGACCGTCTTCATCGACTCGATCACGGTGGCCGGGCGGCTCTGCTTCCAGTGGTGCCGTGGGCAGCCCGAAGCGTTCTCCGAGAAGACCGGCAAGCCCGACATCCGCGGCGCCTACGGTCTGCATGGCCGCGAGATGATCGGCTGGCTGACCCATCTGCAGCACACGCGCGGCAAGCATGTCTGGTTCGTGGGCATCCTCGACGAGCGGCTCGACGACTTCAACCGCAAGGTCTTCCAGCCGCAGATCGACGGCAGCAAGACCGGGCTCGAACTGCCGGGCATCGTGGATCAGGTCATCACCATGGCCGACATCCCGGACCCGGGCGGCCAGCCGCAGCGCGCCTTCGTCTGCCAGACGCTGAACCCCTGGGGCTATCCGGCCAAGGACCGTTCCGGCCGCCTCGACAGGGTCGAGGCCCCGCATCTCGGCCGGCTGATGGAGAAGATCCAGCGCCCCGCGGCGCCGGTCTCCGAACGTCTGACCTGGCCGCCGGTGACGCCCACCGATCCCGCCCCCGCGCAGGAGCCCAGCCATGGCTGA
- a CDS encoding sigma-70 family RNA polymerase sigma factor yields the protein MSIAWHEIRDHLMHSSSNLHFQRSFDDVRRAQAALTPFRDPAALLDGLHRRTGDQGQKNRALSALVEAAQGDGPASDCALTMLLLALWPGLDAIRRRSIWRRLGTADEVASDVLARTTEAIRGLDLSRVNWIAATVLRNVERDMIRVRQRDQAREHLASGANPDEVADSGDSGIGAAGYARLNGAVRKLLGDDALLVIRVAIEGFSQAEVAVELGLTEAAARKRYQRAMRRLHDALEEIP from the coding sequence ATGTCTATCGCGTGGCACGAGATCCGTGATCACCTCATGCATTCTTCTTCCAACCTTCACTTCCAGCGCAGTTTCGACGACGTCCGGCGTGCGCAGGCTGCCCTCACACCGTTCCGGGATCCGGCGGCCCTGCTGGACGGTCTGCATCGCAGGACCGGCGATCAGGGCCAGAAGAACCGGGCTCTCTCCGCGCTGGTCGAGGCGGCGCAGGGCGACGGGCCCGCGTCCGACTGCGCGCTGACGATGCTGTTGCTGGCGCTCTGGCCCGGGCTCGACGCCATCCGGCGCCGGTCGATCTGGCGCAGGCTCGGCACCGCCGACGAGGTCGCGTCCGATGTTCTGGCGCGCACCACTGAGGCGATCCGCGGCCTCGACCTCAGCCGCGTCAACTGGATCGCGGCCACGGTGCTGCGCAACGTCGAGCGCGACATGATCCGCGTGCGCCAGCGCGACCAGGCACGCGAACATCTCGCCAGCGGCGCCAACCCCGACGAGGTGGCGGACAGCGGCGACAGCGGGATCGGCGCGGCCGGGTACGCACGGCTGAACGGCGCCGTGCGGAAGCTGCTCGGCGATGACGCCCTGCTGGTGATCCGCGTGGCGATTGAGGGCTTCTCCCAGGCCGAGGTCGCGGTCGAACTGGGCCTGACCGAGGCCGCCGCCCGCAAGCGCTACCAGCGCGCCATGCGCCGGCTGCACGACGCTCTCGAGGAAATCCCCTGA
- a CDS encoding DUF2924 domain-containing protein, producing MNKPDPIPARLAALKTTPTPDLKKQWRDLFDSEPPPFNRRYLESRLAYRIQELAYGGLRPETIRRLERLGEELDGGDSKKRSIRADRDRPITGTRLLREWQGVEQIVTVTADGFEWQGRPYKSLSAIARAITGTRWNGWVFFGLKNHRGRT from the coding sequence ATGAACAAGCCCGATCCCATCCCCGCGCGCCTGGCCGCGCTCAAGACCACGCCGACGCCCGACCTGAAGAAACAGTGGCGCGACCTGTTCGACAGCGAGCCGCCACCGTTCAACCGTCGCTACCTCGAGTCCCGTCTGGCCTACCGCATCCAAGAACTGGCCTATGGCGGGCTGAGGCCGGAGACGATCCGGCGCCTTGAGCGGCTGGGCGAGGAACTGGACGGCGGCGACAGCAAGAAGCGTAGCATCCGCGCCGATCGCGACCGCCCGATCACCGGCACGCGGCTGCTGCGAGAGTGGCAAGGTGTCGAACAGATCGTCACCGTCACCGCCGATGGCTTCGAGTGGCAGGGTCGGCCCTACAAGTCGCTGTCCGCCATCGCGCGGGCGATCACCGGCACGCGCTGGAACGGCTGGGTGTTCTTCGGGCTCAAGAACCACAGGGGGCGGACATGA
- a CDS encoding recombinase family protein, translating into MTKPPDKSKVVRKLRCAVYTRKSSEEGLEQEFNSLHAQREACEAYIASQRSEGWVLVRGQYDDGGISGGTLERPGLKRLLEDIEDGLVDVVVVYKIDRLSRSLADFAKLVEVFDRNGVTFVSVTQSFNTTTSMGRLTLNILLSFAQFEREVTAERIRDKVAASRKKGMWMGGVPPYGYRVENRKLVVDEETAAHVRWIFARFLEIGSCTELAREVGARGIRTPRGNPIDKKYIYRMLSNRAYIGEAVHRGESYPGEHEAIIDRETWDSVHAILQESPRKRAARTRADTPALLKGLLFGPDGAAFSPTHTRKGDRLYRYYVSQTVLKHGAGSCPVGRVPAGEIEAALIDQIRAVFRQPEIVAGTWKAARAHADDVSEADARAALQQIDPLWDELFPAEQARIVALLVERVEVGTQGMNVRLRVDGLGSLAREMLAGGIEAAA; encoded by the coding sequence ATGACGAAGCCGCCGGATAAATCGAAGGTCGTCCGCAAGCTGCGGTGTGCCGTCTACACCCGGAAATCCTCCGAGGAAGGGCTGGAGCAGGAGTTCAACTCGCTCCACGCCCAGCGCGAGGCATGCGAAGCCTACATCGCCAGCCAGCGGTCGGAAGGGTGGGTGCTGGTCCGCGGTCAGTATGACGACGGGGGCATCTCCGGCGGCACGCTGGAACGGCCCGGCCTGAAGCGGCTGCTGGAGGACATCGAGGATGGTCTGGTCGATGTGGTGGTGGTTTACAAGATTGACCGGCTCAGCCGCTCGCTCGCCGACTTCGCCAAGCTGGTCGAGGTGTTCGACCGGAACGGGGTAACCTTCGTCTCGGTCACGCAGTCGTTCAACACCACCACCTCCATGGGGCGGCTGACCCTGAACATCCTGCTCTCGTTCGCCCAGTTCGAGCGCGAGGTGACGGCCGAGCGCATCCGCGACAAGGTCGCCGCCAGCCGGAAGAAGGGCATGTGGATGGGCGGGGTGCCGCCATACGGCTACCGCGTCGAGAACCGGAAGCTGGTCGTCGACGAGGAAACCGCCGCGCATGTCCGCTGGATCTTCGCCCGCTTCCTCGAGATCGGGTCCTGCACGGAACTGGCGCGGGAGGTCGGCGCGCGCGGCATCCGCACGCCGCGCGGCAACCCGATCGACAAGAAATACATCTATCGGATGCTCAGCAACCGCGCCTACATCGGTGAGGCGGTCCACAGGGGCGAGAGCTATCCCGGCGAGCACGAAGCTATCATCGACCGCGAGACGTGGGACAGTGTCCATGCAATCCTGCAGGAGAGCCCCCGGAAGCGCGCCGCCCGCACACGCGCCGACACGCCCGCACTGCTGAAGGGGCTGCTGTTCGGCCCAGATGGCGCCGCCTTCTCGCCGACGCATACCCGCAAGGGCGACAGGCTCTACCGCTACTATGTCAGTCAGACGGTGTTAAAGCACGGCGCCGGATCGTGTCCCGTCGGCCGTGTGCCTGCGGGCGAGATCGAGGCCGCCCTCATCGATCAGATCCGCGCCGTGTTCCGCCAGCCCGAGATCGTTGCGGGAACGTGGAAGGCGGCGCGTGCCCACGCCGACGACGTCTCCGAGGCCGATGCCCGCGCGGCCTTGCAGCAGATCGACCCGCTTTGGGACGAACTTTTCCCCGCCGAACAGGCACGCATCGTCGCGCTGCTGGTCGAGCGAGTCGAAGTCGGCACGCAAGGAATGAATGTCCGCCTGCGCGTCGACGGGCTCGGCAGCCTCGCGCGCGAGATGCTGGCCGGCGGCATCGAGGCGGCCGCATGA
- a CDS encoding bacteriophage-like protein has product MNRSTPIPETVTLHVPFRIVKRGGKKEMQLPEGATQSQRTDSTLVKALARAFRWKRMLESGEYATIAELAEREGIAPSYMTRVLRLTLLAPDIIDAILDGKQGPEVTLAQVLEPFPLTWQHQALHFSL; this is encoded by the coding sequence ATGAACCGCAGCACGCCGATCCCGGAGACTGTGACGCTCCACGTCCCGTTCCGGATCGTGAAGCGTGGCGGGAAGAAGGAGATGCAGTTGCCCGAGGGCGCCACGCAATCGCAGCGTACTGACAGCACGCTGGTCAAGGCGCTGGCCCGTGCGTTCCGATGGAAGCGGATGCTCGAGTCGGGCGAATACGCCACCATCGCCGAACTGGCCGAACGAGAGGGCATCGCGCCCTCCTACATGACCCGCGTCCTACGGCTCACGCTGCTCGCGCCTGACATCATCGACGCGATCCTGGACGGGAAGCAGGGGCCGGAGGTGACGCTCGCGCAGGTGCTGGAGCCGTTCCCGCTCACATGGCAGCATCAGGCGCTGCATTTTTCTCTGTAG